A window of Suncus etruscus isolate mSunEtr1 chromosome 4, mSunEtr1.pri.cur, whole genome shotgun sequence contains these coding sequences:
- the LOC126007232 gene encoding 60S ribosomal protein L36a-like, producing the protein KTPFLAASALTSIVNVPKTRRTFCKKCGKHQPHKVTQYKKGKDSLYAQGKRRYDRKQSGYGGQTKPIFRKKAKTTKKIVLRLQCVEPNCRSKRMLAIKRCKHFELGGDKKRKGQVIQF; encoded by the coding sequence aaaacgcCTTTCCTCGCGGCTTCTGCGCTCACAAGCATAGTGAACGTCCCGAAAACCCGCCGGACATTTTGTAAGAAATGTGGGAAGCATCAGCCCCACAAAGTCACACAGTACAAGAAAGGCAAGGATTCTCTGTATGCCCAGGGAAAGCGGCGTTATGATCGGAAACAGAGTGGCTATGGAGGGCAGACTAAGCCAATTTTCCGGAAAAAGGCAAAAACTACAAAGAAGATTGTGTTGAGGCTTCAGTGTGTTGAGCCCAACTGCAGATCTAAGAGAATGCTGGCCATTAAGAGATGCAAGCATTTTGAACTGGGgggagataaaaagagaaagggacaaGTGATCCAATTTTAA